The window TTGATCCTTCTATGACATCTGTTTCTGAGAATACAAACCAAAGATTCAGATGTGCATGTGTTAGCATAAACAAAGGAGTTTGTCATTGCTATGGGAGTGGTCATAGGTAAACTGGTTTGGGCTTGCTATGATTGACAATGGAAACATTTCTTGGTGTCAAATTTGGAGGTTCCTATGGATTGCTGGAATGTTCACAAATCAATGCTAAATAATCAGTGCTGAGGACAGTGACATTAGCTCATTCTTATACATGCATAACTTGAACTTATTTTGTGAACTGAAATACAAGCTTAAACAGCTCAGTTAGTTGATACATTCTTTTTATAGCTTTGCTCAAAAGTTATGTCGAGtgacattaaaataaatttggatgAAATCTACTTGCCTGGCACTTTACTATGAAGGACTTGTCCTGTCCTTCTTAAGTCTTTGTTCTTTAATACTCATGAAAACAAGCTACACACAGGTCATATGCTGTAGGCCAAACTGTCAATGTTGTCATGTCATGGATGTTATATGATGAAATCAGTCTAAAGTCATCTGATCTTGTTGGACATTTTCTCACTTGAAAATACCATGCATCGAGAGTTGATATTTCCTTCAGTGCAGCTTGTGAGTGGATTCTTGATAAATGACATTTTGTGGTGTGGAACATCTAGGTAGGATGACAAGAATGCTTTGTGTTGGTCGTCTTATTCGAAATAAGAAACATCATTGAATGCCCTTGAACAATGCAGAAACTAGACATAACAACAAATGTTAGAGGATGAGACtattgaaatttgacatttggGGGCTAAAATAAAGTTCCTAAAAAATTTTCAGGCATAAGAATGTGCTTTAAAGTTGCATGATTATGTGATCTACTTAGCGTCACTTGCATTTCATGGAGAAAGCTGGCAAGAAGCCCATTACTAGCTCTAGAAAGATCGGACGATTTAAAAGACTATGCTCCCTAAAAAGCTTCACTAACTGAAGTAGCATGAATAGCAATGAGGTTGAAAATTGCCTGATATAATTGATTAAGCAAGTCAATCTGACTAGAAGGGATGGAAAATATTAGTCAGGTTTTAGAAGTTAAGACATCATCGCAACCTTCTCACTCGATCTATGTCCAAGCATTCTATAGTATCTGATTTTGTTGAATCCCTTTTCTACTAATGGTGCTCAAGCAATGTTTGGAGAATAAAAGGTGCATCTAAACATCTGAAGCGTGACGGTGTAGTCCCCTACCAGTCATGCGTTTTTCTTGATTTGTTCAGTCTAAAGTTTCATATTCTGTGGGCTTTGTGCAAGAATTGCCGCTATGTGTAGCGTCATGAAGGCCTTACCCCTTTGAACTCATCACAAGTGATTAAAAGATGCCTGTTTCAATTGGCCTGCAGGGAAAGGCGCAAGGATTCATAGCTGGTATACAAGCAATAGCCAGTTTTTTATCTCCCCTTGCCATGAGTCCCTTGACCGGTGAGTTGCCTGCTTTTATCTTCATTTGGCATTTTGAAACCGTATTTTTTCTAACCGACCATGCTAATCTTTATACATTGTATTTTCTCAGCTTGGTTCCTTTCAGATAATGCCCCCTTCAACTGCAAGGGCTTTAGTATTGTATGTGCCGCTGTATGCATGGTGAggggaaaaaagacaaaaaaaaactcttatgaTGGCCCAGTTTTTCACCCAGCAATAGAGTTTTGATTACGTTATTTCTCAAAACAATTTACATGTTCAGGTTCTGTCTTTCGTGTTCGCTTGTCTGCTTAAACCGGAAGATTGGTCAAGCCAGAACTCAGATCAGGACAACATAGAAGACCAGGAAGCACCATTGCTTTGCAGCAGTACTGGATAAACTACAAAGCATCTAACTTTTCACATAGTTGTAAAATTTCACCGTTGGTGCCACTGTTGCATGTACCTCGGATAGGTTCTTGGAGAAGTGACACTGTTTTCAAGGTGTTGCATCTGACACAGTTGTAAATGTAGGAGAGTTTGGGAGCTGAATCTTACATAAGTAGCTCAAGGTCACTTCTCCAGCATTTGCCCGTAGGAGATCTTGCTATGAAATTTCACTTTATTAAATGTATCGATATCGTATTTCCTCTTTATTGTATTAATTATAACAATCGGCAGTCCAGCTAGCTACTATATTATACTTATATCTCGAAGGCCATCAGATGAAGTCAAATCAGTCTTTTTCAGTTCAGTTCTAGTTATATTGTGCTGCGATGGATACATAAAGATTCAAGAATCAGTCATTGTCAAGGATAACAGTCCGAAGACTTACTTGTCAGTGCAACTGTGAACTAGATCAATTCCATCTGCATAATCTTATGAGAAGACCAGTGCTTTACAAGCACGCCTAAAAGATTCATTTCGCTTGAAGACAAGCACACAAGACTCGAGACGGCTTAGAATCCGTCGCCATGTTAGACGGAGAAAGTTGTCCATAGAAATGGCGAAACAGATGTTGATGACTGGTGTTGAGCCAGctgaaaggaaaatcaaatgtaATCAATTTAAGATCATATGGAAAAAGGACTTGAAGGTAATGGTGCAGGCAGAGAGGATCAGCGTAAGCTGATGGCATTCACACCGAATCCCCCTGTTTTGTTCCGTTGACTTTTAGCATGCGGATGTGAGATTTGGTGTGGTTGTTCGGACATGTTGGCAATTCTTTTGATTGCTTGGACGGTGTCTTCTGATGTGATAGGATCTTGGGAGTTTTTGGTAAACACAGGGATTCCCCAAAAACCATATTATCATGTATTCCTATGTAACTGATGAACCTGTTCAAATTCCAAAGGGGAAATTTGATTTCCTTGTTTGAAGTACTGAGGATGATTTCTTAGAGTGCATATATTTCACAGAAAACtcaatatttgaaaattgaatgggaactttcatcttgaatgggaactttcatctttttcttttatatttttaaaagagttagatttaaaatttttgaaaaactttatGATTCGATTGCTCCCATAAAAATGTTCATTGCCGGTGATTCGTACAATCAAGTATTTAGACTTGTAGAATTTGGGGGAAGGGACAAATTCAAGgggataattttcattttcatattaagACATGATCCGTCTCATGTCGGTCAAGTtcataaaataatgaaatatctGAAGTGGTCCTACATACGGCGtcattataattcaaatataaaATTGTTTTAGCAATCACCATCACTCTTTTCTTAGGTCAATTGGGAACCTAATACTCTAGGTGATATAAGGGATGTCAACTAATTACGCAGAGATCGATTCGCCTGCGAAAAACCAAATATCTAAGTTTGAGATTGATTATGCAGGGGAAATGATTCAATGCGAAATCGAATGTACTTCATGTGTGCGTACAGCGTGCGAATACGAAACAACCAATGGGGACGAATCCGATCCCAGCAAGGTCAAATCGGCGTGAATCCGATGCCGAATAAGTACGCCTCGCGCGTGCGAAACGTGTGCTATTAACTAACGGGGACGAATCTAATCGCTCTAAGACAGCATTCGGTCTCATCGTATCAGCGTACGGTCGGTATAGACATATTCAATTTCATGGAACTTTACCACGATAGCGGATGATTCGAAGTCAGCGTATAGCTTCAGAGCAGCGTTTGAGGTCATAGTAGCATGCAAGTTCGCGGAGCATGGTGATTGCAGAAAAAAACGTATATTTTCATGTATCTGACATGTTTATTAATGTATGTTGCGTAATTGTACCATTGACGTTCATAATCATGAAATGCTTAATTCAAATTAAGGGTGAGCAAAAGATATCATCCAAACTGATCGAATTGGCTGGTTCTAGGCAATTTCTAATGGTACCGATCTGATTCTTGATTCTAAGTTTTTGAAGCCGATAATCTTCGATTCCATTCCTAGTTTTGTGTGTGGAATTGCCCACCTGGACTATTTAGACTAgatcgacttttttttttttaatattattacaAATCTGAAAAAACTAAAAGCCCTAATCCTTGTTTCTTCCCAAATGCTTGGCCCTTCACAATGTAGTGCGTTAACTAGCACCTTCTATCAACAATCCAGAAAAGAAACGCGACAATAATTCATATACCATACATACTTGTGAAGAAAAAGTTTCATTGTTGCTGGGTAAAGCAATGAGCTCCCAAAttcaacagagagagagagaaaaaagtgaaaatcacTAATTCTATGGGCCCATTTAGAAACCAAATTGGATCCGTTCCAGGACCAAATGGTCTGATTCTCAATTTCTCGGTAAAAATCAGACTACTCGGGAATCGTTCATCCATAATTCAAATACTAACATTTTTGTTAAGCGACGAGCTATTTCATACTTTTGACAGTCACTAGGAATCATCATTTCAAGGGCAACATTCAATGCATAAATTGCAAATTCTTGAAAATCATCTTTCAATAAATTCTATAATAGTTCAacatgattataaaaaaaataattatatgcacTGAGCACGGTTCATTAACCAACGGTCCTTGGTGGTCTCCACCTCTTCAGTTGGCCTAACCCTCAGCGAATAACCCTAAAGTTGTCTTATTTTAAAGGGTTTTCTATAGATGCAGGGGCTTCAACGTATTCTCCTCAACCCCTAAACTTCAAATTTCAATTCAGCAGCATAACAACAACACTTCAATAATGCAAATAATAACTACACTAATTTCAACTGTGAAAACGACCTAGGGCGGAAATGATAATCATTatgtttcaaaaatcaatttctattatcTCCCGATGAGTTTTTTGCGCAAAAATACACGTTTTAAAcgaaacaaaatttctgttctaggAGTAAAATTTCTCCCTCTTGAGCGGCGGCGGTGACAGTGGACGGTGGCCAACAACTATCGACCAGCAGCTGGGGGGCGACTAGCTAGTACTTGTGATGataaaagtttttatttcttatttatatttcaaaaaaaaattatttctcatttctatttcaaacctatggctaaaaatttgttttataaaaaaaaaaaaagaggtaaaATTGCATTAACAAACGGATTTATGTTACAAAGATATTTCctggaacagaaaaataaaggtTATTATATGCAACCTTAATTTTAGCAAATCATGGCTATTTATAAGTTAATTTTGACAGAATGACGACCTACTTTCTAATAGAATTTTATTGCTACTTCAATAGCATCCGGACGAGCTCGCAAACCATTCTTTCCAACGGCTTGATTGCGAGAGGCAAAGCCAACCTCCAGAGGGCCAAGCTTGCTCTGCGCGACGCCGTTTTTGATTTGTTCTTTGGACATCTATTGGCTTTACCTTTGACTCTCGATCCAATTTTGACCgtcagtttctctctctctctctctcatctagCATTTGATTGACCTTGACGTTTGAACCCAAGGGAGCTCGCGAcccaaaatttctagaaatggACAGCCGAGATGAAAGTGTCGAATAATCTCCCTCAAGAGAACTCCAATTTAAGTGATTCTCAAAGCACTGGAAATCTCTCCGCTAAATCAATGTGATCTTATCGCCCAGCTCGTGAAATCCCGATTTCCCCAATCGCATCGGGATCGGACGGTCATGAACTGTCCCTATCATGCAACCTAGTCGATCAAATTGGTGTAATTAGAAAGTCTTCGCGGAGCACGAACCCATTGTACCATTTGAGGGAATTTTTGGCGAGATTGACTTCTGGTCAAAATTTGGTCAAAGTCTCAAATTAAAAAGGGTAAAATCTATCAAAAACCACAATTTTTGCTAATTGtaacatatttatcctaaaattgTACAATAtaacaccaaaaatctcaaatttcaatatatttgcCCCAAAAATTTGGGGTcgctagaaatttttttagaatttttaatgtcataaaagaaaagtttgtgataaatatatcatacaagtacaattttaaatgttttggtatcataaaaaaaagttttggataaatatatcacatgatacaaatttagaattttctatataaaaaaatcgaaataaatgTGTTagtaaagtttgaaatttttaatgttttttttcctattaaaaAATGTAGTGGCCGCGCCACCCATTCCATAACATCCCATAGTACTTTTTGGGCATGGTCTATATATCAGGTCACCCACTCTCCACCGCATCTAAAATCGGATTCGGAAATAAaggcaaaaagagagaaagtagGAAAGCGCGGGTTCGCCAACCTAACCTTAACCTACACGGATGTTAGGACAAAGATGCCGGTTGGTACTCCCACGGGCGGTTTACAGGCCACCCTCCCCGTACTTCGGTACTGCAAATTGAGAGGCCTTGTACTGCTGCCGCCTCTAACTTGACGATCTTCTCGTACTGCCCCAAATCTTGGGCAGAGTTCCAAAGGTCGGATCTTCTTCCCCACTAATCTTATCATGAATTCGATTTGAATTGCATTATCAGATTTCGTGAGGCCACTTTTGGACATTGCGTATATTTCGTAATAAATGAGAACGAAACGATATTTCTCAtaatgcttcttcttttttttattcgcATATGCTTATGTGTCACATTTGATATACATATTTAAGTATTTACAAATATATGTCGTATGATGAATCTCAAGGCATTAGATGGCATATATATCTGATCATGACATTTGCGGCTTGCAAAGTCCCTTTGGTCGAACCAACTTGCTCAGACCCACTCAAGCGCCCTATGTCCACTCATGTCAtggaaaaattatgattttaatATTATGAATCGGCCTGGATAAAGAATTTTAAGTGAGTATGCGACACGAATCGAAAGGCGAATCATGAACGTGACACTGACACGGATCCCACAAATTGCCCCTGATAATTGGAATCGCACTTGCCCATTTGCCAATCAAGATCAGGTTAGGAGAGGGTGTTTGAAGCGTTACGAAAACTGAATCGACGGGTCAATATGATGGTGGTGGGCATGGGGCTTGAACCGTTACCCCACACGCGACCTTCCATACCGACCACCCTTTTTCTCCCCCCATCGATTCCTTTATAAGGACCACCACCGCACCCCTACAATTCCAGCACTCGAACGccacagaaaaaaagaagcataaCTTCAACGAGCGAATCTCCCTCTGTCTCTGGTTCATCTTTCGTTCTTCAGGCTCAGAACCATGGCTCAGGTATCATCTCATGTCTGCAATCTGTTGACGAATGTTTCGATCCATTGTTGGCGTTCTTGTTTTTGGGAGTTGGGTTGGATCGCTTTTTCCTGTTCTGTATGTACATGGGTCAATTCGCGTTGCCCaaagaagagtttttttttttcgggggaaagcatttttttttgttttgcctGAGGCATGCTTTCTTTTGTGACTGAGAAGTCAAAATGTCAGGCGCTTGCACTTTTTGTTTGCTTATTTTGGTGATGTTGCATATGCACCTAGACTGGTTGAAATTGGACTGAATTTTTTAGATGAGTCTGTGTGATTTGGACAGCTGTCGATGCAACGGAGCACTTAAGGTATTCTGAAAGCATTGAGGGGTTATCTCGTGATGTTTAATCCTGAACGTCggttatttaaaaattggaatGATTGTTAAATGAGTCTATGCTTGAGTAATTGAGGATGCGTTTTGTGTTCTGTAATTGAATGAACATGGCGACGTCTTCAAATTTTTCCTAGCTTGTTAAAATCCTGTTGGGTGGGCTGCAGAAGTTTTGAATCCCAGCATTCTCCCCATCTCCTCTTGTCTGATAGAAAAAGTGGAAAATGAGACGTGAGAGACGTGTTCCCTTGATCTGTAGGGTTGTCGTCCTTTCTGTGCTTCCAGAGAGGCGGTTGTGACATTTCATCCTTGGTTAAATTCTCATACCAGTGTGGAGGTCGAATTTTAAGACTCGAGTCACTCAACTTCTCCATGAAATACCATTTAAAGACCTTTCTTTAGGTTATCTATCCTACAAATTCTAAGATCATTTAGATTACTAAGAGATGGAAGTACTTATAAGTATCCCAACATATGCAACTATTTTGACATGAATTATCTATCCACCAAAATTTTAAGATCGTTTAGATTACTAAGAGATGGAAGTACTTGTAAGTATCCCAACAGATGCAACTATTTTGACATGAATTTGAATGCCTAAGAGGAAACAAGGAAGCAGGAGTGTCattcccaaaaacaatgtcATTCCTGAACAAACAGGAATGCTTCTTAAAAGGCTAATTTTGGGGATAATCTATCTTCTACTGAGGCTTCATGGAGGAGCTTAGCTGATTACACTAATATGAATGTCGATCTGGTTGTGCTTGGTTGTTCAAAATAATAAAGTACAGACTTTTGAGTGACCCATGTGAAGAATCTGAGCGCATAAGTTCAGTTGGTGTTTGTGAATTCCAAAGTTTGTACtgatcttttctttccttacaTCTGGATTGTTTATTCTCGAATTATCCCTCTTTACATTAGGAGTTCTTGTAGgtaaaaggaaatcattttattgttttcctcatttttggtTTCTGATACTCTGTTTTACTCCTACAGACTGTTGTTCTCAAGGTTAAAATGTCATGTCAAGGCTGCGCTGGAGCTGTCAGAAGGGTCCTGGAAAAAACGGAAGGTTTGCTAATCGTGCACGCTCTGTTTGTTTCCCGTTTACTGCTTTGACCATCTGTCCTTGTTTAGTCACATAAGCAGGACATTATGGTTGTTTTGCACTGTATCACTTCAATGGAATGTGAAGCTTGTTCTTCAAGTCTACTTTTCACAAGCATTATTAAAATACCCTAGAATTTGCTTTTCCTCCAACTAGCGCTTGGTTGTCAAAAGCAACAAATAAAGAATGTGGAATCTCCCAATTGTTGGCAGTCACAAAATTGTTTACTTTTTGGCTCGGcaacatattttttttccaaatttctttGCATGTCCCCTGCTTTGCCAGATATAAGGCTTCCCTATTACAACAGGTTGTTCAAAAGGATCTGGGTTGATTActtttgtttgataaaattaggAGTTCTCATCGAATTGTTCTTATATCAGTTGGATTTacccatatttttcaaaatggttttgaagAACAATTAGACTGCAGAAACATGACAAATATGACATCATTGATAGCAttcttaattttcctttttctctcttcgtTCTTACATCTGTATGCTAGAAATCTTCACTTGCTGAAAATAATGTGGTGGTAAAATTGATCGGTATTACCTACTCTGACACTGGAACCGCCAAACATTGCAAATTTAGGTGTGGAAACATTTGACATCGATCTGAAGGAACAGAAGGTGACAGTCAAGGGCAATCTGCAGCCCGATGCTGTCCTGCAAACCGTCTCAAAGTCCGGAAAACAAACTGCTTTCTGGGAAGCGGAAGCCCCAGCCCAACCCGAAGTGAAGCCCACCGAAGATGTGAAGCCAGCCGAAGATGTGAAGCCTGCCGAAGATGTGAAGCCGGCTGAAGAGTTGAAGCCCACCGAAGAGGTGAAGCCCGCTGAAGCAGTGGCCACCGCCTAATCTCTTCGCTCCATTCGCTTTAATGGTGCTAGTGATTTATAAATATGCTCTATCTGAGTGAGCTCAGACTCTAGTTCACATTAGCTCTTAAGTGTGGTATCTGCTTGAAtgttaatttagaaaataactCCTTGTGATTACGTGCGCCTTAAGCATGGatggcacttgtggtgttcGATGGCTTTTACTAAAGTATGACCAATGAATTGTTTTACGATTGACTAGTTAGTATGTGCTAGTGATTATTTTCCATTTGGCTGAAATCGTTTGTTGGGTGGACATGGAAATTTAGCTGCTCCTCAAGAATAAGTTTGTGGCCATAGCAGTAGGTCATGAAAGCTTAAAAGACTATTCTCTTGATTTATATGGAATTTGGAAACGGGTTTAAGCAAATCATGTCTCCATAGATGATCAAAATTGATGGATCACTTCACAATCATTCGGGGGAAGAGAGCCTTGACCGAAAGTAAAGCAAGGGATGACCAGTTGCAAGTACCATTTATCTTGCTTTGTCATGCGGCAATCTATCTGCGAGCATTCATGAAGACAAAGCATCTTTTTTGGCATGGATAGGTCATTGTCCTCTATTTCCATGTGTTACTACTTCAATTATCTGCCTTCAAATCTTCAACCCtgcaatttcaaataaataaataaataaatcagtTTTGCATTGCATGATGAAAGGTAAAGCTCCTGAAGAGAGaataagaaaatgctttttaaggaaaaaacaaaagaaggctTGGTTTGTTGTTACTGCTGCTGCTGAATGGAATGATGGATACATGATGTA of the Eucalyptus grandis isolate ANBG69807.140 chromosome 10, ASM1654582v1, whole genome shotgun sequence genome contains:
- the LOC104421725 gene encoding copper transport protein ATX1, which gives rise to MAQTVVLKVKMSCQGCAGAVRRVLEKTEGVETFDIDLKEQKVTVKGNLQPDAVLQTVSKSGKQTAFWEAEAPAQPEVKPTEDVKPAEDVKPAEDVKPAEELKPTEEVKPAEAVATA